A genome region from Mycobacterium florentinum includes the following:
- a CDS encoding aldo/keto reductase, producing the protein MPTAIPTVELGDGLTVSAIGFGAMALTPVYGEVDDAESLATLHHCLDRGVTFIDTANIYGGGENERLIAKLLAERRDEVTLATKFGIAGSPLAGSRAVRGDAAYVHECIDESLRRLDTDVVDLYYMHRRDLDVPIEETVGAMAELVSAGKVRHLGLSEVTADELRAAVAVHPIAAVQSEWSVWSRDVERNVVAAAAELGVGFVPYSPLGRGFLTGTVRSTADLSSPADFRSRMPRFAHDALDANLAVVDVVTSIADAQGATGAQVALAWLRHRGEQLGVISVPIPGTRRAARVDENAGSLNVTLTPEQLAALDSAGSAVSGDRFEDLSWVSAGRE; encoded by the coding sequence GTGCCTACCGCAATTCCCACCGTCGAACTTGGCGACGGGCTTACCGTCAGTGCGATCGGGTTCGGCGCGATGGCGCTGACCCCGGTCTATGGCGAGGTCGACGACGCTGAATCGCTTGCCACCCTGCACCATTGCCTCGACCGGGGCGTCACCTTCATCGACACCGCAAACATCTACGGCGGCGGGGAGAACGAACGGCTGATCGCCAAGCTGCTGGCGGAACGTCGCGACGAGGTCACTCTCGCAACGAAATTCGGTATCGCCGGCAGCCCGTTGGCGGGTTCTCGAGCGGTACGCGGCGACGCCGCGTACGTCCACGAGTGCATCGACGAAAGCTTGCGACGGCTGGACACCGACGTCGTCGACTTGTACTACATGCACCGACGCGACCTCGATGTCCCGATTGAAGAGACGGTCGGCGCAATGGCGGAGCTGGTATCGGCCGGCAAGGTGCGGCACCTCGGATTGTCCGAGGTGACAGCCGATGAGCTGCGCGCGGCGGTCGCGGTGCACCCGATCGCCGCCGTGCAAAGCGAATGGTCGGTGTGGAGCCGCGACGTCGAGCGCAACGTCGTAGCGGCCGCCGCCGAACTGGGCGTCGGATTCGTGCCGTATTCGCCCCTGGGACGCGGCTTCCTCACCGGTACTGTCCGCTCCACCGCGGATTTGTCCTCACCGGCCGACTTCCGAAGCAGGATGCCGCGGTTCGCCCACGACGCCCTGGACGCCAATCTGGCCGTCGTGGACGTGGTGACCTCGATCGCGGACGCACAGGGCGCCACCGGCGCGCAGGTCGCGCTGGCCTGGCTGCGTCACCGCGGCGAACAGTTGGGCGTCATCAGCGTGCCGATCCCGGGCACCCGCCGGGCAGCACGAGTCGACGAGAACGCCGGTTCGCTGAACGTGACCCTGACACCGGAGCAGTTGGCGGCGTTGGATTCTGCCGGTTCGGCGGTTTCCGGTGACCGCTTCGAGGACCTCAGCTGGGTGTCGGCGGGGCGCGAGTGA
- a CDS encoding cytochrome P450 — protein sequence MSTDLSSDMDLPVIPVPRAAHCPLHPPAEFVDWRQEPGLRRVMYHGRPAWVVSRYHDIRAALVDPRLSADTIPEYLRQKNTDNTPVMFARVDDPEHHRLRRMLTGDFTFRRCEAMRPRIQELVDHHLDVMIRNGPPADLVRDFALPVPSLVIALLLGVPSEDLASFQQYTAVGLDTRASDDEKAQAGAAMFGYLLELVGRKERDPADDLIGRLVADYVVTGQLNRETAAFSGMTLLVAGHETSANMISLGTVALLERPEIFKRLGESDDPAVVANIVEELMRYLSIVHSQVDRVATEDFELGGQLIQAGDMVLMNIPAGNWDADFVDNPEFFDVERNTRGHLGFGYGVHQCIGANLARVEMQSAFTTLARRLPGLRLAVAPDELKFKEADIYGMKELPVSW from the coding sequence ATGTCAACCGATCTGAGCTCCGACATGGATCTTCCGGTGATCCCCGTACCGCGTGCCGCGCACTGCCCGCTGCATCCGCCGGCCGAATTCGTCGACTGGCGCCAGGAACCCGGACTGCGACGGGTCATGTACCACGGCCGACCGGCCTGGGTGGTGAGCCGGTACCACGACATCCGGGCGGCCCTGGTCGACCCGCGTCTGTCCGCCGACACCATCCCCGAATACCTGAGGCAGAAGAACACGGACAACACGCCGGTCATGTTCGCCCGGGTCGACGACCCCGAGCATCATCGGTTGCGGCGCATGCTGACCGGCGACTTCACCTTCCGGCGTTGCGAAGCGATGCGGCCCCGGATCCAGGAATTGGTCGATCATCATCTTGATGTCATGATCCGTAACGGGCCGCCGGCCGACCTGGTGCGCGACTTCGCCTTGCCGGTGCCGTCCCTGGTAATCGCGCTACTGCTGGGGGTGCCGTCCGAGGATCTCGCGTCCTTCCAGCAATACACCGCGGTTGGGCTGGATACGAGGGCATCCGACGACGAAAAGGCACAGGCCGGTGCCGCGATGTTCGGCTACCTCCTGGAATTGGTGGGGCGCAAGGAACGGGATCCGGCTGACGACCTGATCGGCCGCTTGGTTGCCGACTATGTCGTGACGGGCCAGCTCAACCGCGAGACCGCGGCGTTCTCCGGGATGACGCTGCTGGTCGCCGGCCACGAGACCAGCGCCAACATGATCTCGCTGGGAACGGTTGCGCTGCTGGAACGTCCCGAGATCTTCAAGCGACTCGGGGAGTCCGACGATCCCGCCGTCGTCGCCAACATCGTCGAAGAACTGATGCGTTATCTGTCCATCGTGCACAGTCAGGTGGACCGGGTGGCGACCGAGGACTTCGAACTCGGCGGTCAGTTGATCCAGGCCGGCGACATGGTCTTGATGAATATTCCGGCCGGGAATTGGGACGCTGACTTCGTCGACAATCCGGAATTCTTCGATGTGGAGCGGAATACCCGCGGTCACTTGGGGTTTGGCTATGGCGTGCATCAGTGCATCGGGGCGAATCTCGCTCGCGTCGAAATGCAGTCGGCGTTCACCACATTGGCGAGGCGTTTGCCCGGGCTGAGGCTGGCGGTAGCTCCGGATGAACTGAAATTCAAAGAGGCCGATATCTATGGCATGAAAGAACTTCCGGTGAGTTGGTGA
- a CDS encoding mycofactocin-coupled SDR family oxidoreductase, with protein sequence MRVAGKRILITGAARGMGRGHALRLAQEGADLILVDICRSLPQIEYPLATEDDLAETARLVKDFGRRCVSRVVDVRDEALLRAVVDEGAAELGGLDGAVANAGVLTVAPWDGTTGDQWRTVVDVNLIGVWNTCAAAIPHLLNQGGGSLVNISSAGAIKGFPLQTPYTAAKHGVVGLTLALANELAAQNVRVNTVLPTGVPTGMVPPSFGPLLGEHRSDLIPIFVNAMPTPAVEPADVSSAVLFLLSDESRYVTGLEFKVDAGVTIN encoded by the coding sequence GTGCGCGTTGCCGGTAAACGCATTCTGATTACCGGCGCCGCCCGCGGCATGGGGCGCGGCCATGCGTTGCGGCTTGCGCAGGAGGGTGCGGATCTCATCCTGGTCGACATCTGTCGATCCTTGCCGCAGATCGAGTATCCCTTGGCCACGGAAGACGATCTGGCCGAAACGGCGAGACTGGTAAAGGATTTCGGCCGCCGCTGTGTTAGTCGTGTTGTCGATGTTCGTGACGAGGCGCTACTGCGTGCCGTGGTCGATGAGGGTGCAGCCGAGCTGGGGGGACTGGACGGGGCGGTGGCCAACGCCGGTGTCTTGACGGTGGCGCCGTGGGACGGGACAACGGGCGATCAGTGGCGCACGGTGGTCGACGTCAACCTGATCGGCGTGTGGAACACCTGCGCGGCCGCGATACCGCACCTGCTCAACCAAGGGGGAGGCAGCCTGGTCAACATCAGCTCGGCGGGTGCCATCAAAGGGTTTCCGCTGCAGACGCCCTACACGGCGGCCAAGCACGGCGTCGTCGGCCTGACCCTGGCTCTGGCGAATGAACTTGCGGCACAAAACGTGCGGGTCAATACCGTGCTTCCCACCGGCGTGCCGACCGGGATGGTTCCGCCGTCGTTCGGACCACTGCTGGGTGAGCACCGGTCCGACCTGATTCCCATCTTCGTCAACGCGATGCCCACGCCGGCCGTGGAGCCCGCCGACGTCAGCAGCGCCGTGCTGTTCTTGCTGTCCGACGAATCCCGGTACGTGACGGGGCTGGAGTTCAAGGTCGACGCCGGGGTGACGATCAACTGA
- a CDS encoding SDR family NAD(P)-dependent oxidoreductase → MSTSQLRFDDQVAVITGAGGGLGKEYALLLASRGARVVVNDIGGSVTGDGSSTEAADAAAHEIRELGGQAVPDSHSVTSPEGGQAIIDTALSAWGRVDIVINNAGIVRDAPFADMTAEVFEPLLDVHLRGAFHVTRPAWKAMREQGYGRILNTTSAAGLLGNVGMSNYGSAKTGLLGFTRVLAAEGADHNIKVNAVAPIAYTRMLTHSIDGAAPPADAAARAVLDDLTSQYLKKLDPALVAPVVAFLTHRDCPVSGEVYTVGAGHVSRFFIGRTKGFYNPGLSIEDVRDHLAEIRDEAGYTVPGGPADEMAELFATIMAEQAN, encoded by the coding sequence ATGTCCACGAGTCAGTTGCGGTTCGACGATCAGGTTGCCGTCATCACCGGCGCCGGCGGGGGTTTGGGTAAGGAGTACGCGTTGTTGCTGGCGTCCCGTGGTGCGCGCGTCGTCGTCAACGACATCGGCGGCTCGGTGACCGGGGACGGCTCGAGCACCGAAGCGGCGGACGCCGCCGCCCACGAGATTCGCGAGCTCGGCGGTCAGGCCGTCCCGGATAGCCACAGCGTGACCAGTCCCGAAGGGGGGCAAGCGATTATCGATACCGCCCTGAGCGCCTGGGGTCGCGTCGATATCGTGATCAACAATGCCGGAATCGTGCGGGATGCACCGTTCGCGGATATGACCGCCGAGGTGTTCGAACCGCTGTTGGACGTGCACCTGCGGGGCGCGTTCCATGTGACACGGCCGGCGTGGAAGGCGATGCGCGAGCAGGGTTACGGGCGAATACTCAACACGACCTCGGCGGCGGGACTTCTGGGCAATGTCGGCATGAGCAACTATGGGTCTGCCAAGACCGGGCTACTCGGTTTTACCCGCGTGCTGGCTGCCGAGGGCGCCGACCACAACATCAAGGTCAACGCCGTCGCCCCGATCGCCTACACGCGGATGCTGACTCACTCGATCGACGGTGCCGCACCCCCGGCCGACGCGGCGGCGCGGGCGGTGCTGGACGACCTGACCAGCCAGTACCTCAAGAAGCTGGATCCCGCGCTGGTGGCTCCGGTGGTCGCGTTCCTGACCCACCGAGATTGCCCGGTGTCGGGAGAGGTTTATACCGTTGGTGCAGGCCATGTTTCGCGATTCTTCATCGGTCGGACGAAGGGTTTCTACAATCCCGGCCTGTCCATCGAGGATGTGCGGGATCACCTGGCCGAGATCCGCGACGAAGCCGGATACACGGTTCCCGGTGGACCCGCCGACGAGATGGCCGAACTCTTCGCGACGATCATGGCCGAGCAAGCGAACTAA
- a CDS encoding NAD(P)H-dependent amine dehydrogenase family protein, whose protein sequence is MRRVIQFSTGNVGRHSLRAIIGRPDLELVGVHAASPDKVGKDAARLCGLDAPTGIVATDDIDALVNLGADCVVYTSQGETRPLEAIEQMSRFLAAGTNVVGTSMVWLVTPHHAEDWLREPLQRACAAGNTSLYVNGIDPGFSGDTLVHSAVSLTTRVDSITVQEIFDYGNYDDAEFTGAAMGFGTTEDDDSPMMFLPGVIVSMWGGQVRSLADHLDIKLDEVRQRVEPWYTPERIDCTMMTVEPGQMGAVRFATEGVRDGKPVITLEHVTRLTNAAAPDWEFPPEGHTGVHRVVVEGEPRVEINTHVSHPLFDSTDAGCISTAGRAVNAIDWVCRAPQGLVAVEDIPLSATMRGAMWSEH, encoded by the coding sequence GTGCGCAGAGTCATTCAATTCTCCACCGGAAACGTGGGCCGGCATTCGTTGCGGGCGATCATCGGCCGTCCAGATCTGGAACTGGTCGGCGTGCACGCCGCCAGCCCCGACAAGGTCGGAAAGGATGCGGCGCGGCTGTGCGGACTCGACGCACCGACCGGCATCGTCGCCACCGACGATATCGACGCCCTGGTGAACCTGGGCGCGGACTGCGTGGTTTACACGTCTCAGGGTGAGACGCGGCCGCTGGAAGCGATCGAGCAGATGTCGAGGTTCCTCGCCGCGGGGACCAACGTCGTCGGTACGTCGATGGTCTGGCTGGTCACGCCGCACCACGCCGAAGACTGGCTGCGCGAGCCCCTGCAGCGCGCCTGCGCCGCCGGCAACACCTCGCTCTACGTCAACGGCATCGATCCCGGCTTCTCCGGCGATACGCTGGTGCACTCGGCGGTCAGCCTGACTACCCGGGTGGATTCGATCACCGTCCAGGAGATCTTCGACTACGGAAATTACGACGATGCCGAGTTCACCGGCGCCGCAATGGGTTTCGGAACAACTGAAGACGACGATTCGCCGATGATGTTTCTGCCCGGGGTGATCGTGTCGATGTGGGGCGGCCAGGTCCGAAGTCTGGCCGACCATCTCGACATCAAACTCGACGAAGTGCGCCAGCGCGTCGAACCGTGGTACACGCCGGAACGAATCGACTGCACGATGATGACGGTGGAGCCGGGGCAGATGGGCGCGGTGCGCTTCGCCACCGAGGGCGTGCGTGACGGCAAGCCGGTGATCACGCTCGAGCACGTCACCAGGCTCACCAACGCCGCGGCGCCGGACTGGGAGTTCCCGCCCGAGGGGCATACCGGCGTGCATCGTGTCGTCGTGGAGGGCGAACCGCGCGTGGAAATCAACACCCACGTCTCCCATCCGCTTTTCGATTCCACTGATGCCGGCTGCATCTCGACGGCCGGGCGTGCCGTCAATGCGATCGACTGGGTGTGTCGCGCGCCGCAGGGACTTGTCGCGGTGGAGGACATTCCGCTGTCCGCGACGATGCGCGGTGCGATGTGGAGTGAGCACTAG
- a CDS encoding cytochrome P450, producing MSTTSEVCSDADLPVLPVPRAARCPLAPPAEFADWREQPGLRKAMFQGNPIWVISRYQDIRAALVDPRLSAKTIPDSIMPKDADNKVPVMFARADDPEHQRLRRMMTTNFTFRRCESMRPQIQDTVDHYLGRMIEKGAPADLVLEFALPVPSLVIALLLGVPPEDLAIFQHHTTVGLDQRSSDEQKGQAFGAMYAYIVELVERKAREPGDDLISRLLTEYVAKGELDHATTAMNAVIMMQAGHETTANMISLGTVALLEHPDVFARLGQTDDPAVIANIVEELMRYLTIVHSQVDRVATEDLTIGGQLIRAGEFVMMNLPAGNWDAAYADNPDSFDVDRNTRGHLGFGYGAHQCIGANLARVEMQVAFATLARRLPGLTLAVSPDELSFKHANIYGMKELPVSW from the coding sequence ATGTCAACAACTTCCGAAGTCTGCTCTGACGCCGATCTTCCCGTGCTGCCCGTTCCGCGGGCCGCGCGGTGCCCGCTTGCGCCACCCGCCGAGTTCGCGGACTGGCGGGAGCAGCCCGGGTTACGAAAGGCGATGTTTCAGGGCAACCCGATCTGGGTGATCAGCCGCTATCAGGACATCCGGGCGGCGCTGGTCGATCCGCGCCTGTCCGCGAAGACGATCCCGGATTCCATCATGCCGAAGGACGCCGACAACAAGGTCCCGGTGATGTTCGCGCGCGCCGATGATCCCGAGCATCAGCGATTGCGGCGCATGATGACCACCAACTTCACGTTCCGGCGTTGCGAATCGATGCGACCGCAAATCCAGGACACGGTCGACCATTATCTCGGCCGGATGATCGAGAAGGGCGCGCCGGCCGATCTGGTGCTCGAATTTGCCTTGCCGGTACCGTCATTGGTGATCGCGCTGCTGCTGGGAGTCCCGCCGGAAGACCTCGCGATCTTCCAGCACCACACCACCGTGGGGTTGGACCAGAGGTCCTCCGACGAGCAGAAGGGCCAAGCCTTCGGGGCGATGTACGCCTATATCGTGGAGTTGGTCGAGCGCAAAGCACGCGAACCCGGCGACGACCTGATCAGCCGGCTGCTCACCGAATACGTGGCAAAGGGTGAGCTCGACCACGCCACCACGGCGATGAACGCCGTGATCATGATGCAGGCCGGCCATGAGACCACCGCCAACATGATCTCGCTGGGAACCGTTGCGCTGCTGGAACATCCCGACGTATTCGCGCGACTCGGACAAACCGACGATCCCGCCGTCATCGCGAACATCGTCGAGGAGCTGATGCGCTACCTGACGATCGTGCACAGCCAGGTCGACCGGGTGGCCACCGAAGACCTGACGATCGGCGGTCAGCTGATTCGTGCCGGGGAGTTCGTGATGATGAACCTGCCCGCCGGCAACTGGGACGCCGCCTACGCCGACAACCCCGACAGCTTCGACGTCGACCGAAACACCCGCGGGCACTTGGGCTTCGGGTACGGTGCGCACCAGTGCATCGGCGCGAACCTGGCCCGCGTCGAGATGCAGGTCGCGTTCGCCACCCTGGCGCGCCGGCTGCCCGGCCTCACTCTGGCGGTATCGCCGGACGAGTTGAGCTTCAAGCACGCCAACATCTATGGCATGAAAGAACTCCCGGTGAGCTGGTGA
- a CDS encoding SDR family NAD(P)-dependent oxidoreductase has protein sequence MALEQFRLDGQVAIVTGAGKGVGAGIARVLAEAGATVVGTARTEADIVGTIEGIEAAGGTGLPLVADAMSRPDGERVVNTAMERFGRIDILVNNVGGSTYARFLDITDEDFRHTFDWCVTSAFIMSQLVAPHMLSAGHGSIINISSGSARFGIRALTAYCVAKGGLEALTRAMAQELAPKIRVNAIALGSFATDGLKGSLDMMPGSLEKMQEATPLHRLGDVEDLGRLAVYLSTRDCYATNATFHVDGGIDSNNSPLPIPDY, from the coding sequence ATGGCGTTGGAGCAGTTCCGGCTGGATGGTCAGGTCGCGATCGTCACGGGAGCGGGGAAGGGCGTCGGGGCGGGCATCGCGCGGGTGTTGGCGGAGGCCGGGGCCACGGTCGTCGGCACCGCGCGTACCGAGGCGGATATCGTTGGCACGATTGAAGGTATCGAGGCCGCGGGTGGCACGGGACTGCCGCTTGTCGCGGACGCGATGAGTCGTCCCGACGGAGAGCGCGTCGTGAATACGGCGATGGAGCGCTTCGGCCGCATCGACATTCTCGTCAACAATGTCGGGGGTTCCACCTACGCGCGGTTTCTGGATATCACCGACGAAGATTTCCGGCACACCTTCGACTGGTGTGTGACCTCTGCCTTCATCATGAGTCAGCTCGTGGCACCGCACATGCTCAGTGCCGGGCACGGTTCCATCATCAACATCTCGTCGGGCTCGGCGCGGTTCGGCATCCGGGCACTGACGGCCTATTGCGTCGCGAAGGGTGGCCTCGAAGCGCTCACCCGCGCGATGGCACAGGAACTCGCGCCGAAGATCCGCGTCAACGCCATCGCGTTAGGTTCATTCGCCACCGACGGCCTGAAGGGCAGCCTGGACATGATGCCGGGGTCGCTGGAAAAGATGCAGGAGGCCACGCCGCTGCATCGCCTCGGCGATGTCGAGGACCTGGGGCGGCTCGCGGTGTATCTGTCCACCCGCGACTGCTACGCGACGAACGCGACGTTCCACGTCGACGGCGGCATCGACTCGAACAATTCGCCGCTGCCGATACCCGACTATTAA
- a CDS encoding TetR/AcrR family transcriptional regulator, which translates to MTAVEDRPLRADAARNVERILRAAREVYAELGPDASVEAVARHAGVGERTLYRRFPAKADLVRAALDQCIAEDLTPVIDSARRSEDALRGLTELIETAISLGAREQNLLIAAQRAGSLTADISDSLLDALNELVRRGQQSGIVRADLVAEDLLRLIGMLYSVLSTMEATSDGWRRYLALILDAISTGERKPLPPAPPLQASEPNRWPL; encoded by the coding sequence ATGACCGCGGTTGAAGACCGGCCGTTGCGGGCAGACGCGGCGCGCAACGTCGAGCGCATCCTGCGCGCGGCGCGCGAGGTCTATGCCGAGCTGGGGCCCGACGCCTCGGTCGAAGCGGTCGCACGCCACGCCGGCGTCGGTGAGCGCACCCTGTACCGCAGATTTCCGGCGAAGGCCGATCTGGTGCGGGCCGCGCTGGATCAATGCATCGCCGAGGACCTCACGCCGGTGATCGACAGCGCGCGGCGCAGCGAAGACGCCCTGCGTGGCCTCACCGAACTCATCGAGACGGCCATATCGCTGGGCGCCCGGGAGCAGAACCTCCTGATCGCGGCGCAGCGGGCCGGATCACTGACCGCCGACATCTCCGACTCGTTGCTTGACGCCCTCAACGAACTTGTCCGCCGGGGCCAACAGTCCGGCATCGTCCGCGCCGACCTGGTCGCCGAGGACCTGCTTCGCCTGATCGGCATGCTCTACAGCGTGCTGTCCACGATGGAGGCGACCAGCGACGGTTGGCGACGCTATCTCGCGCTCATTCTCGACGCGATATCTACCGGCGAGCGAAAGCCGCTGCCTCCCGCGCCTCCTCTGCAGGCCTCCGAGCCGAACAGGTGGCCGCTGTAG